A region of Shewanella psychromarinicola DNA encodes the following proteins:
- a CDS encoding L-lactate permease, protein MTILQLLASLTPIISVMVFLVLMRLPASKAMPISMVVTGLAALFIWQMDTQLLAASVVEGLLAALTPLTIIFGAVFLLNTLKYSGAMDTIRAGFTNISADSRVQVIIICWLFGSFIEGSAGFGTPAAIGAPLLVLLGVPPIGAAVVALIGDSTSVSFGAIGLPVLFGMDQGLTEGGVNMAAAQIAEHGGTFAGYAQYIAQHMITIDLITGSLIPLVMVCVLTGFFGRNKSIMEGLQVWKFALFAGFAFTIPAWLINYVAGPEFPSVIGALVGMALVIPVARKGWLLPSKPWCDFSENDNKSDEDTALNQTPVKFTQLAAWSPYIIMAALLVLSRVIAPFKSWLLSFNISWTGLLGTELKAGFATLYAPGAFFIIVCLISFVLFKMKPTAMKQSITVSCKSMLPTIISLGASVPMVKIFLNSGENGAGLASMPVALADLLANSMGSVWAWVSPIVGIFGAFLSGSATFSNMMFSGLQYTVADNIGMKHAMALALQGIGANAGNMMCVMNVVAAATVVGMAGRESEIIRKTMPIALGYALVAGTIAFFWGGF, encoded by the coding sequence ATGACAATATTACAGTTACTAGCAAGCTTAACGCCCATTATTAGCGTAATGGTCTTTTTAGTTCTAATGCGCTTGCCAGCGTCCAAAGCAATGCCCATATCTATGGTTGTTACGGGCCTTGCAGCATTGTTTATTTGGCAAATGGATACGCAACTTCTTGCGGCATCCGTGGTCGAAGGTCTTCTCGCAGCATTAACACCGCTTACCATCATTTTTGGCGCAGTGTTTTTGTTAAATACGCTTAAATATTCTGGTGCTATGGACACCATCCGCGCAGGTTTTACTAACATCAGCGCTGATTCCCGTGTTCAGGTAATCATTATTTGCTGGTTGTTTGGCTCGTTTATTGAAGGCTCAGCTGGCTTCGGTACTCCGGCAGCAATCGGTGCACCACTACTGGTATTATTAGGTGTACCACCTATTGGCGCAGCAGTTGTCGCGTTAATTGGTGACTCTACATCCGTATCGTTTGGGGCGATTGGTTTACCGGTATTGTTTGGTATGGATCAAGGTCTAACTGAGGGCGGCGTTAACATGGCTGCTGCTCAAATTGCTGAACATGGTGGTACCTTTGCAGGTTATGCACAGTATATCGCTCAACATATGATCACCATTGACTTAATTACCGGTTCATTAATTCCGTTAGTGATGGTTTGTGTATTGACCGGCTTCTTCGGTCGTAATAAATCCATCATGGAAGGCTTACAAGTTTGGAAATTTGCCTTATTTGCTGGTTTTGCCTTTACCATACCAGCATGGTTAATTAACTATGTTGCCGGTCCTGAGTTCCCTTCTGTTATTGGTGCACTTGTGGGTATGGCGTTAGTTATTCCTGTCGCTAGAAAAGGCTGGTTACTACCATCAAAACCTTGGTGTGACTTTAGCGAAAATGACAATAAATCAGATGAAGATACAGCACTTAACCAAACACCGGTAAAATTCACACAACTTGCCGCTTGGTCTCCATACATCATTATGGCTGCGTTGTTAGTCTTATCTCGTGTTATTGCTCCATTTAAGAGCTGGTTACTAAGCTTTAACATTAGTTGGACTGGTTTATTAGGTACAGAGCTTAAAGCAGGCTTTGCCACGCTATATGCTCCAGGTGCCTTCTTTATTATTGTATGCTTAATTAGTTTCGTATTATTCAAAATGAAACCTACCGCCATGAAGCAATCAATCACAGTGTCTTGCAAATCAATGCTACCGACTATTATTTCATTAGGTGCGTCTGTACCTATGGTGAAAATATTCTTAAATTCAGGTGAGAATGGCGCAGGTCTAGCGTCAATGCCGGTTGCATTAGCAGACTTACTTGCCAACAGCATGGGCTCAGTTTGGGCTTGGGTTTCACCTATTGTGGGTATCTTTGGTGCATTCTTGTCGGGTTCTGCTACGTTCTCAAACATGATGTTCTCAGGCCTGCAATATACTGTTGCCGATAATATCGGGATGAAACATGCAATGGCCCTAGCCTTACAAGGTATTGGTGCTAATGCGGGCAACATGATGTGTGTCATGAACGTCGTTGCTGCGGCAACTGTGGTGGGAATGGCAGGACGAGAGTCTGAAATTATTCGTAAAACAATGCCTATCGCACTAGGTTATGCCTTAGTGGCAGGCACTATTGCTTTTTTCTGGGGTGGATTTTAA